Part of the Allofrancisella frigidaquae genome is shown below.
TGGAACTAGTGTAGGTAGTGTTTCAGCTATTCAAAAATGCATAGAAATAATTAATAACAACAAAAATATAAAAATTATCATTGTAAGTGCCCAAGCTGGGGTAACTAATTTACTTGAAAAACTTATAGTGAGTAATGTAGATAGTTATAAAGGACTTTTCCTTGAGCTTTATCAAATTATAGATCCTATAGTTGAGTATGTGAGTAATGATGAAAGGTTCAACGTAGATTTCTTATTCAAAGAACTTGAGATTTCTTGTCATAAGTTATACCAAGGTTACCCCTTAGATTTAAAACTGCACGCGCAAATATTATCTTTTGGTGAAAGAGTTTCTGCAGTCCTTTTTAATCAAGCTTTGAAAAAGAATGGTATAAGATCTTCACATATCGATGCAAGGAAAATTATTAAAACAGATAGTGATTATACAAAGGCAAAACCGTTACTAAAAGATATTAGTGATCAGACTAAACTTTATATGCCAGATCATGAAGAAGTAGTGGTATTAGAAGGGTTTATTGGTTCTAATGAAAAAAATGAGACAACAGTTTTAGGTAGAGGAGGTAGTGATTATTCTGCAGCACTTATAGCCGAAGCTGTTAAAGCCGATTTGTTATATATTTGGACAGATGTTGTTGGAATCCATCAGGTAGATCCAAGGTTAATACCTAAATCAAAAGTTATAAGAAAGATAAATTTTGATGAGGCTATTGAATTAACAAATTTTGGGGCAAAAGTTCTGCACCCTGATACACTTTGGCCGGTGATGCGAAGTGGTACAAAAGTATTTGTAGGCTCCACTTTTTCCCCAGAAAGAGGAGGTACATATATTGATAATGAACCTAAAGGTAAAAAAAGTATAGTCAGAGCTATTACTGAGCGAAAAAGTCAATCTCTAATAAAGGTAAAATTTTCTAATAATGATGTTTCAAGTATAGTTTATAGTGTATTCTTGGTTTTAAAAAAATATAGTATCAGTCCGGATATAGTTAACCTAACAGAAACATCTCTTTCTTTTGTTATTCCCCAAATTAGAGAGCCTCTTGAGCAGCTAATAATCAAAGATTTAAATTTATTAGATGAAATAATTATAGAGATAGAGCGTAATCTTTCACTAACAGCTATTGTAGGCAACAATTTGGATAAACTCCCAAAACTTCTAAATAAGGTCATAAAGGCTTCTAATATTTCTAATATAAAGCTGTCTGGTTATGGAGCTAACGGTAGTAGTTTATATTTTTTAACAGATAGTGAGCGTGTTTTGGAAAGAGTGTATAAGGCGCTATTTTAAAGAGATTAATAAACCTAAGATATCTTAAAATGTAAAGGTCTAGACTTGATGTATCAGCCCACAGGAGTTTTCAATAACTAGCTTATAATTATGACCTTGTTTTATAACGCTTAGGAATAAAAGATTTTCCTGTATATTAGACATCAATTTCTTTAAAATTTCTTCTTTTGCCTTTAAAAGGACCTCTTATTAGAGCTATTTAGTTGAGTTAAATTAATAGATGTTAAAATTTGTCATAAGTACTGTTTAAAAATTATTTTCCTCGACAAGATTTACATTTAACATATATATTAAGGTTGTGATCTATAATTTCTGCGTCTAGTGACTCAACTATTTGTTTTTGAAGCTTTTCAATTTCTTCACTATAAAACTCTTGTATCTTATTGCATTTGATACAGATTATATGGTCATGATGGTCACCTTGGTTTAGCTCATACATCACTTGCTCATTATCAAGCTTAAGTCGATTTATTATACCGGCTGATTCAAATTGTCCTAAAACTCTATACACTGTTGCAATACCAATGCTACTACCTTGAGTTTTAAGTTTAGAGAAAACATCATCAGGACTTAGATGTTTATCTTTATTTTTTTCAAATAATTTTAGTATTTCTAAGCGTGGCTGCGTAATTTTAAAGCCAAATTCTTTCAGGTCTAGATTTTTTGAGTTCATTTTTTCTCTTTGAAAACTAATTGTTAATAAATTTTGACATAATTGTAAGTGTTATTGCAAACATTTGCCTTTGCTAAGGTGATTTATTAGCTAGATTGTATTCTTAATGTTTATATTGATTCCGAAATGTACCTCATTAGGGGTAAGTAATTTAAACGTTTTTTAGGTCTATTGTTCAAGTTGATTTGTAACTTAGTAACTTCAGTTACTAAGATATTGGGGTGATATACCGTCAAAATCGGTGCTTTTAGAAATAAATTGTGAGAGTGTAAACATAAAAGATAGCTAGAGCAATTTGTTGGAATTTAACAAAAAAATCTTTTTGTTTTAGTAGGTTGACCCAAAGTTTTAAGGTTTTATTAACCATTCTCTCACTTTTAGAAACAACTTTTGTCCTTCTAGTCATCCTTGCTGGATTACATCTAGTATAGCCGTTTTACAAGTAGTTAATTATATGATAGCAGGCAATGCTGGCATCAAAGATCATACTAAGGTAGAGGAGCCGGTGCTAAATTTGGTTTAATGAAAGATGTGCCTACTGGATGAAGCCAGGTGGGGTACCATGCTTATGAAGGGCAGGAATTAATGCGCCAATGGGTAGCTATTAAAGCAGCTTCCAGACACTATAAAAAACTAAAAGGTTTAGCAAAAATTAACACGATTGTAGTCATATTTTGCTACATATTTTCACTTATATGTATCCAAGTTCAAGTAAATTTCTATATAATACCTACCTGAAAGAGTTAAATGGCTAGCCATTTTTAGTTACTTTTAGTTTATTTGGTTTCACAAATCTATAAACTACATTCTTAAACTATCTTTCAACTAAGTTTAAACTATTTAAAAATACAATCGAAGAAATTATGTTTAGGAGAAAATAGCTTAAATGACTTATTATAATAATCTTCAAAAAAATATACTTAACATATCAGAAAACTGTGAATGGGGTAACTATTATGATGCTTTAGGTCTTCCAAGTGGATTGTGCTTTGGACTTTCTGCCATGTGGGGACAAGCCATCTTAGCTAATGATGTGGTTACATTCTATGAGAGATTACGAATACTTACAAGTAAAACTATGCCGCAAATGTCATTTAACGGTAAAGAATATAACAAATTAACTGATCTTATTAATGATGTATGCTTATTTGAAAAAGAATTATCTAGGCACAAATCAGTTGGTCAGGCTAATTTATACCCGAAGTTTGGAAATTCTAGGATTATATACGAACTCATCATATCAATAAGAGCATTTTTAGATGGATTATTAGCATACCATAAGCCTAGTAACACACTCTTAAATAATGATTATAAAATAGTAAACCAAAATGTATTAAAAACATCTCCGTATGTTGTAAATAGCGAATTAACGCATAGCGTTAGTAAAGTTTATAATAAAAATCTTAATGTAACTTACACAGAAAACTCACCTTTGTTACAGGTATACAACCAACCATTCTATGGCAAGGTTTTAGACTACACTGACGTTTTTGAATCTTTAATCACTAAATGTGTAGAGTCTAAATTTCATTTTTACTTCTTCTTAAATAACATTAACCATGCTGTGGCAATAAGTCATGACGGTGCAAATCTGTTATTTTATGATGCTAATCTAATGCAACGTAATAGCTTTAAAGCTAATACCATACT
Proteins encoded:
- a CDS encoding aspartate kinase, which codes for MTKRFSVAKFGGTSVGSVSAIQKCIEIINNNKNIKIIIVSAQAGVTNLLEKLIVSNVDSYKGLFLELYQIIDPIVEYVSNDERFNVDFLFKELEISCHKLYQGYPLDLKLHAQILSFGERVSAVLFNQALKKNGIRSSHIDARKIIKTDSDYTKAKPLLKDISDQTKLYMPDHEEVVVLEGFIGSNEKNETTVLGRGGSDYSAALIAEAVKADLLYIWTDVVGIHQVDPRLIPKSKVIRKINFDEAIELTNFGAKVLHPDTLWPVMRSGTKVFVGSTFSPERGGTYIDNEPKGKKSIVRAITERKSQSLIKVKFSNNDVSSIVYSVFLVLKKYSISPDIVNLTETSLSFVIPQIREPLEQLIIKDLNLLDEIIIEIERNLSLTAIVGNNLDKLPKLLNKVIKASNISNIKLSGYGANGSSLYFLTDSERVLERVYKALF
- a CDS encoding Fur family transcriptional regulator; the protein is MNSKNLDLKEFGFKITQPRLEILKLFEKNKDKHLSPDDVFSKLKTQGSSIGIATVYRVLGQFESAGIINRLKLDNEQVMYELNQGDHHDHIICIKCNKIQEFYSEEIEKLQKQIVESLDAEIIDHNLNIYVKCKSCRGK